The region ATAATTACTTAGACATACCTTATGAATCCATTCATATTCTCCAAATTTGGAATCAAAGGTTCCTTTTTGAAGAGACCTCAGCTTTAATGTAAAACGTGGCCCAAGTTCTTGAATTCCCACTTTCTTTTCACTCTTGAAGATGTAtcttggggaagaaaaaagtaagaattaGGAAGTAAGTTATAAGAACATTCTCTCTCATTTGTGAGTTTTGCGGAAAACATCACCTGTGGAATCTGAAAAAGATGTAGTCTCGCTGGTTGTGAAATGTAGCTACTTGTCTTCCAATGAACTGAGGATCatgtgggaagagagaagcaAACATGCGACCAACAGAATGGCCGAGCCGTGTTGTAAAATTATTCAGGATTACTTCAGGTGCGTGTTCTGTGGGCTCTTTCCCTTTTCGCTGAAATGAAAGTAATAGATAAGAATGCAAAAGGATTTTAATATGTTATCAAAAAagagtttgaaataaaataggGGGAAGACAACCAGGGCCAACTTCTATGTAACAGGGCTGATAACATGCCTTAATCATTTTTTCAAACACAACCTAAGTTCATATACAAGTAAAGGAGCAGCTGGTAACATAAGGATCTTTGGTTCAACAATATAAATTGTatgaaaaagcacaaatacgtaattttacatttcctctctcctgcaccGGTTTCCACTCCTGGCAGCAGCCGTTACAGCAAATAATGCAGTCTACCTATCACAGGAGTCCTCTCTGTACTAATACCAACTAAGAGTATATGGGATTCTTCTTTAATAACAACAgatgaagtttaaaaatgacttatttcaaaagaggaaaaaaacattttactgcaAATTATTTAGGGCTAAGTAAACAATACTTACTATAGAAGAGGTGACAGGGCTGTAAGAATAAGAAAAACTAGGTTTTATTCAAGACTAGGAACTACATCTATTGAAATCTTTTATGCTGGTGATTTTTATATACCCTGTTGTGTGTATACTATACATTGGGTGTTCCCTGTTGATGTAGGTTATCAGCTGCTGTTTATTGGTACGACTACAAAAATACTTGGCAGACAGttaaagaaattcagcaaataactgtgaaaatggaaatatgcTGCTTATGGAAGTAGAATATACTAGTCCTTCACCTCCTGTTAGCTTATGAAAAAACCACCTTTACGAGATCAGCTGAATCGTACAAAACTGCAACCAGTTTTGACAGTTCAAGTAAACTGAACGTATTTATCATTAAACAACAGACtacccattttttaaattttgttggAGTCTCACCTTTATTTCTTTACGCAAACGGACACTACTCATTCTAAAATGAGCAGTTGGACCATCAGGCAGATGACTTAAAACAAGACCATCTGTTCAccgagttaaaaaaaaaaaggctggtaAAATTCAACATGTAATTTACAGAGGAACATTTTCTGCGAAATGCAATATTACATTAGAGTACTATATCCATAATCTATGCCTGATTTACAAGgtttcattatatttttgaaCATACATTCATAAACTAGTTAACTAGTGTTCTGAAGTATGTCCATTAAACTTTGTTTCAATAGCTAACCAGTTATCTTCTATCGCTTTCTCACTTAGTAATATTTTATCTCGTCAGCAAAACTAAATGGAACTTCCTGGTCAGAAAAACTTCTTAATCAAACTGttaaatttactgaaataataacAATGTTTATCCATGCAttacaaactaaaaaaaacccaacacactttCTTTAATAATTCCAAGTTCCATTAGCCATCAGATATTCAGGTTGgcacagtgatttttaaatctgtagttACACTGTAAGCTgcacagtgaagagaaaaaaatccagaatgaAGTAGATCTTTGATGCACactacagaattattttctttccctaataGGCCCAGAACTAGTGTGgctattttaataaatacacaaaaggATACTTGGTATTTTGCGATCTTCATTAATGACGATTAAATCCGTGAAGTCCCTCGCAATACACTGTGGAATAATTCTTTTCAAAGCCAGTCCTCTTCGATAGTAGACATGCGAGTTAGGTATAACAGTAGACAGTTGTTCACAGAATCTCACTGTTCTCTGCAAAACAGGCGAGTTAAATTGCAATGTGGTAAATACAGTGCCAAATTCAAATATGAGGTTTCTCCTTCCAACTGCCCTCCCTGATGATATATTACTTCTAGTATCTCTATAAACATTTGAAGACAAGCTATTAAATTACTTCTTTCAGTTAGTGggaaaaattttatttgcagcaAAGACTGCAGCACACCagggacttttttcttttttttaaggatttttttttccccctcaatcgtagaaaagcaggaaaattcCAAAAGCATAACCTCCAAACTCATTATTTATTAAGGACATTGGTTTACAAAAAGTTcgtaacatttcaaaatacaatatAACTATTACTTCAGGTACTAATGTCTGAGTTTCCAGATGAACTGTTTGAGGTGtactttttcctatttttaaaaccatttcttttaTGGTTTTCACAAATGTCAGTTATCTCCCTAATTAGGTAATGCAGATCATTTGCATACAAGAACATATGCATGAGGTTGTATTTTGTTATGAAGGAAACAAACAGTGCTAGAGAAACTAATAGattacatacatacacaagGTTATTGATAGtcaataaaacagcagaaaaagatcCATGTGGAAGctattattttcagctttaatttaCCAATCATAGTGTGAATAGCTTGGTGTATTATAACCAGTTGATTGCTCGGAACTCTCCAAGTAAAACATACATACCCCACGAGGTCTGTCTGATGTCGTAATAAGAATCTTGGGAACTGTCTGTCTGTTGAAGTATGGTGCAAATTCATCAGTTGCTTCATCAAAAGCAACCTGGAAGAACAGAAGTCTTGTTAATCCACCACATATGAAACAATTGCAGAACAATCGTTCAATCTGATCTGAATTCTGATGAAATTGAATTTAGTAGGAAAAATTCCAATTCACAAGATCTATCCTATAATTAATCATCACAAGGCATGtggtttttacatttttaagaatCTAGTGTGATGAACATTGGCAGGTTTTACTATCAATAATAGTAATGCAAAAGGCAATTATCTAATGTAGATAATGAAAGAATGACATCACCTCTTAGTGAACCCATCACATGTAAAAAGTAATTCATCAACACCTTAGGAGAGTGGTGAATGTTAAGTTTCATCAATCCACTTCATGTCccttcttggaaaaaaaatggttaacTTAATAGCATATGCAGAAATTAAGCAGTTACCTCTTCATCATTGGGATCTACAGTTGTTTCGTCATACAGTCTCTGGTTTTCAATAGTCTTTGGTATGGCTTTTGGAGGTGCCTAAAATAAGTAAGTTTATTAATATAAACACATTCATGTAATTTTTAAGTGTATTGTGAAAAACACATTCATACTACCATGATATTGTGTATATTTCTACATAGAATCAGaagtatgatttattttatgccagcttttaagaaagaagtTACAACATCGCcttgattaaaaatatgcatggGTACTGGGACACCACAGAGCATCACATGGAGGATAAGCACCGCTAGAACAGTGACACTCCTTAATTTCAGTCTAATTAAGAAACGGGGttccaaaaaacaaaaaaaaaaaaagaggggaacTTGCTAtccacttttcttctcttccatggaagaaaaaagctctCCTTTCAACAGCAACACATTTTAGCCTTGACATCTACAATTTAACGACTAATAGCCTATAATGTTTACCCTGTTTACTTACACTACTCTTGTGAGATTATGATAATACAGGAACTCACAACTGACTGTCTTCAACTGTCAATATGCTTTTGAAGTAGttcaggaaaagaagcaaaccCCTTGTTTGTGGCTAGACTTGGAAACAAGCAGACAACTAGTTTGGGCAGGGTTTTGTCAGATCTGATTGTTCCAATTTATACAGAGATTACTTTTTGGAGTATAATTCCTAATAACATCAACACAATGCCATAGCAATTACATCGGACAGAGAAGACTTTTCAGGAAGGGCCTGCTTTTATGGCATTAGTAGCTTAAAACTCACCCTGCCCGACTACAGCATCATTTAACACAGTACCAACACCGTTTCTAAGCTCAGCTGTTTGGCACCTCCGCTATACAACACAGTGTCTCTGAAGGCTACCACGGCCAGCGAGCACCGAGATCACTGCTCCGCTTCACTGAAGTCTGCGGAGAAACCGTTTCACTCACGAAACTGAAGAACGCCCAGCACAAGGCTGAGCTGAAGAGCCATCACCAAGGCGAGCTCTTCCCCGTTCGCGGCGGAGCACCGCCTCCCTGCAGCGGGGCCAGCCTCGCCACGACACGGGGCTGCGGCCGGAGCCCTTACTTTGTCTCCGAGGGCTTCTCGCTCCTTTCTCCGCTTCTTCTTGGCGGCCAGTTTCTCCTAGCGGGAGAGGGAGAGCGATCCGTTAGCCAGAcccgccgcccggccggggCCTCCCCCGCCCTCCGCTAAcggccgccgcgccgggccctCCCccaccttcctctgctgctgcttccagcgAAGGAACATGAAGTGCCGCCGCTGCTTGTTCTTGATCTCGGACACGCTGAAGGTCGGCGGGAAGAGAACCCGCTCCGGGGCCGGCAGCCCCCCATCCTGCGCCGCAGAGCCCACCGGGTCGCTGCCATCGCCTGCCATGCTGCTGCCGCCGGGCAGGAACTGACCCCTCACCCTTGACCTCTGCCCCCGCCCGCCGGGAGAGCACGCGCTGCGCCTgcgccggggccgccggccGGAAGGACGGGCTCCCTCTGCGCATGCGCATAGGGGGCGGCCGAGCGGCCGTTGGGCTCGGCGCGCGGGGGGCGCTTCTGAGGGAAGCGGCCTCGCGCCGCGCCAACCGCCGTCGGCGCCCGCCCGCTGAGGGGGCGGTGGCGGCTCCGCGCCTCAGGGCGGCTTCCGTTAAGCCTCTGAGAGAAAACACGCTTTTTAAGCCAAGTGCCGTCGTGCTCGGAGCGCCGAGGAGACGTGGCTGGGCCTTGGTGATCGTCGTCGTACAGCGAGTCGCAGAAGGGCTCAGCCCCGTCCCCCTCCGGCGCACTGGCGCGGAGCCCGGCTCTGGCCGCCGCGCTGTGCGGCAGAGCGGGGCGTCGGCTGCCTCCCTCGGCCGTGATAGTTCGCAGGCCGTGCGCCTGGCTGAGGTGCTTGCATAGCCTGTTGCTTCGCTGCAGGTACCTGCAAAATGGCTAAGCTAATTGCTCAGCAGGCATCAAACCTTGAGATGAGAATATTAATACAAATTATTACTGCAGTGTAACTTAGAATCAGGGTTAACAGTATCAAAATGGGAAGCTTTGAACAAACATGACACGCCGATGGATTTACATAAATGATAGTAACATCATGAGCCAGTAGTTGCAATGTGCACACGCTTCACATTCAGACATTTGCTCACAGTGAGTTAAGTTGGGGGGAGCATCTGCTTAAAAGGAACCATAGggtttttcagtggaaatgttcctgaaaattatgtttattcCATTAAAGCATGTTAAATCTTAcgttaaaagaaaatgagactcCTACAACTAATTAAAGAGATTTAATTCATGTAAAGCTAGAAATGAGGTTTTCTGTTCCTGAGCTGATTTTCCAGCTTAGGGGTGTGCAAGTGTTGCTGCACAGTGAAGACTATGCTCTGTTTTATAGACATTGAGTACTCAGGGATTTTGGGGGGCCTGGGCTAAATTAGAGGCATTTTTAATCTCAGACTGCAAACTTCTGAGCTTCAGGGGACTGATTAGTTCCATTTGTCCCAAGGATTGTCTCAAAGCTTGGAATATGTCTGCTAATTTTATATACAAATACTATTTTGCATTACTAAGTTCCTCTTGctagaaaagtgaaaaagaaatctgttaaCATAAATGCATGAAGATAATGGAAAAAGATCTAGAAATAACCTGAACTAGACAATGTCTCAAACCTACTTCGGTCCTGAAGTAATGAATTCAGCTCTGTAACTCAACTCGCTTCACTGAGGTTATTTCTACTTAACACAGATGTAAATGAAAGATCAAAGGCCTCATTACGCACAATCCCGTATTTTTCTGGCCTCACGCCCATTTTTGtcaagagaaaatatttcagctatCCTTAGTGCCTTAAGGATAAGTAGTTTCCATGGTAATTAAGGTTTGGGGGATTTAGTTGAGAATATGTTAACCAAGGACTTTCTGTAACTTTATCTCGCTAGCTGATTCAAATATCGGAGATTGCAAGGGTATCTCTAAAAGTCATTAGCAGAGATTTTCATCACTGCTGTTAGCAGAGCTAATAGGGAGTTCTAAGAAGTCATTTGTAGTTCCAGTTTGCAATGGTGTTTCTGTTGGGATCATTGCAAACTGATGTGCAGCATAATTGTGTGAAGCTCACTGAGCGCTTACATGTGGAAAAAACACATTAtctttctccctcccagcaAGAGGGAAGATGACCTCCTAATATTATTCAAAGACTTTTCTTCCAAGGACCGACAGGAACAAAATAATGATACACAATAATACAAGAACTTCCTAGGGCAGGGGAGGGGCAATAAAAAGACACCAGAAACACATTGTGGACTTGGTAAAAATAAGATCACTAACAAGGTGCAATAATAACTTCACTAGAAGGCCCAGCTAATAAATGCATGCATGGTATTAGTTTAATTTCCTTATAGAGAAGGTTCCAGGgtcttttgcttattttagcTATGAACTCTGTTGTGtgcaaataacattttaacCAGGatacgcttttttttttttttacaactaaTGTAGCATTGCCAGGAAACCATCTTTTGGAAGAAGCtgcttggtttaaaaaaaaaaaaccaaaacgccaacaaaccaaaaaccagcaaaaaaaagccccaaacacccacaatcaaaaaaaacccagaaaacaccAGTAGCTTTGATTTGTGTAAACCAACAAGTAAGTTCTCCATTGGAGAGTGATGAATGAAGACATTTATTCCATCTCAGCGCTAAGGAATTTTTGAGGAAACCTTTCTGTAAATTACCACTGACCCAGCTGCAGTAGTGGAAGCATCATTTTGAGTTGTATCAATAGagcactgggtttttttgctgttctgccattttaaacaattgaaaaatattttgtgattaagttgaaaggacaaaaattcatctggggaaaggaaattaagttagaaaatatttatggaagGAGATGAGAAAATAGGGTAAGGTGCCTCTGGATTCAAGAATTTATTAGAAGGAgaagagttgggtttttttaaatgtaataaccaacatttttctattttcctgttttgtttgtcttttaatttcattcccTGAAGGTAGAGAGGACATACTGCTTGTCTTCAGGATGCATTATACTGAACAAAATGCCCCCGAAAATGCAGTGctccaaaccaaacaaaccgTTGTCTATGTTGGAAGAGAGATGTGCCCTACAGGCTTCTTTCCTTCTTACTACAGAATACTGTgtttcacttgaaaaataaaacaaaaagctgttgtatatgtttttaaagtggATTCATTTTGACTGTAGTTACATTGCCTTCTTAATATGGCAAAGCAATTCCCCTCAGAATCGGCGTGCCAGAATTCTTTgtggttgtggtttttgttAAAACAGATAACCACCA is a window of Gymnogyps californianus isolate 813 chromosome 8, ASM1813914v2, whole genome shotgun sequence DNA encoding:
- the RPF1 gene encoding ribosome production factor 1; amino-acid sequence: MAGDGSDPVGSAAQDGGLPAPERVLFPPTFSVSEIKNKQRRHFMFLRWKQQQRKEKLAAKKKRRKEREALGDKAPPKAIPKTIENQRLYDETTVDPNDEEVAFDEATDEFAPYFNRQTVPKILITTSDRPRGRTVRFCEQLSTVIPNSHVYYRRGLALKRIIPQCIARDFTDLIVINEDRKIPNGLVLSHLPDGPTAHFRMSSVRLRKEIKRKGKEPTEHAPEVILNNFTTRLGHSVGRMFASLFPHDPQFIGRQVATFHNQRDYIFFRFHRYIFKSEKKVGIQELGPRFTLKLRSLQKGTFDSKFGEYEWIHKRREMDTSRRKFHL